CCTGTGACCCCTCGCCCAACCCAACCTAACAACGAGCCCCGTATCCCGCCCCGGAAACAGTGCCGACGGAAACTACGAGGTGCGCTACAAATCGAACGTTCTGATCTACCCGAACGGTGAGGTGCTGTGGGTGCCACCGGCCATCTACCAGAGCTCGTGCACGATCGACGTCACCTACTTCCCGTTCGACCAGCAGACCTGCATCATGAAGTTCGGCTCGTGGACGTTCAACGGCGACCAGGTGTCGCTCGCCCTCTACAACAACAAGAACTTCGTCGACCTGTCCGACTACTGGAAGTCCGGCACGTGGGACATCATCGAGGTGCCGGCGTACCTGAATGTGTACGAGGGCAACCCGACCGAGACGGACATCACGTTctacatcatcatccgccgcaAGACCCTCTTCTACACGGTCAACTTGATCCTCCCGACCGTGCTGATCTCGTTCCTGTGCGTGCTGGTCTTCTACCTGCCGGCCGAGGCCGGCGAGAAGGTGACACTGGGCATCAGCATTCTCCTGTCGCTGGTcgtgtttctgctgctggtgtcgaAGATATTGCCGCCGACCTCGCTGGTGCTCCCGTTGATCGCCAAGTACCTGCTGTTCACCTTCATCATGAACACGGTGTCCATCCTGGTGAcggtcatcatcatcaactggAACTTCCGCGGCCCCCGCACCCACCGGATGCCTATGTGGATCCGGTCCGTGTTTCTGCACTACCTACcggcgatgctgctgatgaagcGCCCGCGCAAGACGCGCCTCCGGTGGATGATGGAGATGCCGGGCATGAGCGtaccgccgcagccgcacaCTCACCCGTCGTACGGGTCGCCGGCAGAGATTCCGAAGCACATCAGCGCGCTCGGTGCCAAGCAGTCCAAGATGGAGGTGATGGAGCTGTCCGACCTGCACCACCCGAACTGCAAGATGAACCGCAAGCTCAACAGCGGCGACCTGGGCATCGGTGCCGACAGCTGCCGGCGGGAAAGTGAGAGCTCCGACTCGATCCTCCTGTCGCCCGAAGCCAGTAAAGCGACCGAGGCGGTCGAGTTCATCGCCGAGCATCTGCGCAACGAGGACCTCTACATACAGGTACCGTGGCGATGCAAAAGCGAACCTCTGGTTGCCGCCAtgcacgaccgaccgacacaggCAACCAAACTCAACCCCGCAATCTAATCACAATCACCCTTCTGTATCTAACTTCTGTCTCGAGCAGACCCGCGAAGACTGGAAGTACGTCGCCATGGTCATCGACAGGTTGCAGCTGTACATCTTCTTCATCGTCACCACGGCGGGCACCGTCGGCATTCTCATGGATGCGCCCCACATCTTCGAGTACGTGGATCAGGACCGCATCATCGAGATCTACCGGGGCAAATAAGTGGTCCCCGCGCCTGCGAAAAGGAATGGCCCTAGCGACGACCATCGCGCGACCATATCCGCCACCGGATCCACCAGCCCCACAGCCCCAGGCGATGGTGGGAAGACCCGGGCGTTCACGACAGGAGTCGTTCGTACACTGCACACTGCGGCGCCATGTTTATATTTCTCTCTCCATCTTTTTGCAGGGTACAGCAGATCCAGCACGAGCGATCCGTAACCAATAATCCGTTGTTattgaaaatgcaaaaacacaacacatttGCTCAAATGCGCTCTCGTCCCGCGAGCGCTCTCCACGCGACCGACAGCAGAGCGCTAGGCGCGGGCGTGAGGGAATCGGAACAGGACGGTACATATACCATAGCACAAAGAAAAATGCCAAACGCAACATATATAGCGAACACAAGAAGCGAATAATCAAGGACGATACACATTTAGTACGCGGATAGTCCAGACGCACAAAACCAAGAACCTATTCGTGCCAACCATTACTAGGCAGTGAAACGAACCGCGCACATATTTAGCCCCTAAGTGTTTGTCTGGTGTACAATTTTGTTGAGCTGAAGTAGTTAGCACTGTGCGGCGGCGACAACAGTCAGTGCCTGCGTGTGGTATCAGACGTGAGGTCGGATCAGCGAGAAAGGACAGCGATGCAATGAGCAGTGCGCAGAGCAATGGCGGCCGCGAATCAAGCGCCGTGCTGCTCACGCCGCCAAAGCGGGAGTTTTGTAACTGTTGGGTTTTTCTAATATTGTAAAACGTAATCTCTAAGTAGCCGCAGAAGCGACCGTTCTGCGGTGCAGTGACATGCTTTTCACAGTCTGCTTCGTGCCGGCGAGCTGGCGAGGCGGCCGAGCACCTGAAGCTGAGTAGGGATGGGAACGAAGAACGGATGCACAACATGAGCAtctaggaaaaaaaaattctacATTCAAACGTGATCGACAACAAATCGATCGAAGGTGACATTTGATGAGTAACACTGCAAACTAACTAGAGCCAACATTTCTACCGGATACGgataaatttgtttaaaatatataaatatacgCAACATGCTCAAGTGTTTATAGTATTGAAAACCGGTATTCGACAGGTATCGGTAGATACGGGTTTACCGATACAAAGGTCGTACCGATTCGTTTAATATCGCTGGAtcaccgtttgttttttttctttttcggaagGATGTTTTGTTATAAGCGACTATCTATCCCGACAGATTGTCACCATTGTCTGCTCGAATGTGTCAGTTTCAACCGTTTAGTATGAGCCCCTAGTGAGTTTCAACAGCAACCTAGTCTAGGATGTTTgagtaaaaaaaacacgctTTCTTTGCAGGACCAGGTGCGAACCAGACACGAGAAGGTCCCATGCCACAAGGGTTAAGTGTTTCGCACCCACTTGTGTGCCGGCTCTGTGACTGTGGTGGCACCTGTTTGTGATATGTCAAGGGCTCTGATATGCCTACTTCTCACCTCCGTTTTGTCTATACCTTCAAGCATAAACGGCGAAAGGCTGATAGGGAATGACGACTCGTTGCACTCGTTCACGCTGAGTTTTTTAAACATTGccaacaatttgccaaacagAGCGGATGGTAGGAGAGAATAAAGATTGAGTTTTAGCGAAGTATAAGGTGAGAGGAAGGAGTCACCATTGTTCAACTATACGGCGCACCCAGCAAAGGACGAACGATTATCAAGAGATTTAAAGTAAAAACAAGCAGCAAACCTAAGCAACCCATATAACGTAATCACCGCTCAacgagacaaaaaaacaataactactaaataaatatttaaataaaggcACCGATTATTGAAcgaacaaaatcaaacaaaaagaaacgaaacaaccaaacaaaggCCAAAGGACAACGTTtcaattgatgtttttttttgcataaaaagaaaaaagaaatatgtCAACAAGAGGCACAACTGTTCGTGAAGCGCCACAGTGAAGTTTAACACATGTTTTTAAATGACCGCACCAACCAATGAAAGTATGAACAGCCAATACCAGGAACAAGGAACGGAATATATAAACGACACACATTCCTTTTGGGAAACACATAGAACCTTGCATGAATGCAAAAGCAGCACTAATAGAAATCACATCGCCATGTCGGAGTCACGAGCCGCATAAATCCGCAAAAACATCCAACTGAATGCAAAAGTCAACTACAGAAAGCGCTACTAGCTTCTTGGGGTGGGACACAAATTACCATAAACATATGAAGAACAGCAGATAAATAACAACATAATAAGCTCTAGGACAAATGGCAAATATGACAAAGATAACCCAAAAGTTACTACTACTGTGCAACGCCAACACGCAAAAACAGCGAACCAAAGTGAGCAGCAAGACTACCAAAGAAGTAGTGAAAGATCTAAAACGAAAGGTACTGGAgggaagaaatggaaacacaaCTACAGCAGCCCGAATGCCGCAGGTTGTTACTCGGAAGgtcgaagaaagaaaacagacgATAGTGTAACATGATATACAATAACTAGGCAATATTGTTACAATTTAGATAATATAAATAGCGAGTAGATTAGTGCAAAGCATCAGTCAGCGAACGCACACTGACGGGCAGGACACACGTTAACACTGGTGATGGTCCTCATATTTTCTTACATGCAcccacacatgcacacacgcacatgcaCGCATAAAACATGTAAGTGTCAAGCGAAATCGTGAAACATGTGCGAAAACGAGGTGGGGTAAGAAAACAACTAAACCATTATAAATAACATTTTATTGGATAcacatttttaatgaaacattACTGGAAAAAAAGTTCATAGTTTAACAAAACATAGCCTGCATTTCAATATGCTTTCTCATGCCTTTTCGTCCTATCCTTTCTGTTTCATGCATACTTACATTCTGCATTTTGTTGCTGATTTCTTTGTATCTTATTCCTGTACAGTTGTACCGTCTTCTCTCTAGTAACAGGTGAACACGGACAAAAATATCATCTTCCGTCGTTTTCGATGACACTGTTGTTTTGAAATATGCCCTAAATGCAACAAAAGTACCAGTGGGCTGATCCAGTAACTAATCTACGCTTTAAGAAAGAAGTAAGCTTGACAAAATCACCGAAGTAAAAACGACTTTACCTCGCCCATAGCCTTAGCCAATTAAAAGAAAGGGGGTGAATTCCCCGGTTCAGTTTTGCAAGTTCGTATGGGTAGGTAGAAGAAACATTTCTATCGCCCAATAGTCTACAAGGCCTTTGCAGGGTAATGTCGACGCATCCCAAGATTTCCGCAACAGTTTCCATACATCGAAATGGTTATAGACGATAATGCGTTTATTATCTTTTGGTGACGTACAGTGTCAGAGGGTTTCTTTTGGATGCACTTGTTCAATTTTTATAAGAACACAATATAGTAGACCGGAAATTGCGTGTTGAAATCTCTCAACAGCCAACCAACCATACTTTGCGAAGATTCCTATATAGAGCATAAGCACTGTGGAGTTTAATTTGTATTTGATTCTCAAGACACTAGCACGAAATTCGGCAGacttttttttcaaaatggcaTCACTAGTAGTGGTGGAATTGTTATCAGCATATTACGATTTCCATTTGACTATACTGTGGTGCCTGGTTGCCTGTTCATTGATCCatgtggtttgcttttttccaCACTCCCCATCAATGCATCAGGTATTAGCGCAATGTAGTTCATGAAGCTCTCACGTCAAATACGAACGTAGcacataaaaatcaaatcgTAAGGATTGTGAAATCAAAACGATTCAAGTGTTTAAAACAAACTCAAGGAAACCTTACGACTAGGATTTGTCTCGACAAAACATGGGCGCGACGAACACCTCTTCTCTATATCCTTTTTGGACTGTACTGTCGCTGGGCACGCAACTCCTTCCTGGTTTCCCGTATCAATTGCTTAGTGGTGGATTCATCGGCGTCATCCCAACCAGTCTGGTTGCCCTCGTTCCAGTCTTCTAGCTCATTCTGCAAAAACCGGGTTAAGTAATTGATTTAGGTAGCACTCAAGAGGCGTAATTCAACATTCTTACCACCACAGGAATGTCAATATTGGCCGTCAGACGGCTAAAGTCGCGCGGTTGAGAATCTTCGGCAATGCAGATTTTGGGCTGGCGCAGGATCTGTGGAGCCATACCCTGAAAATAATCCACCTCTACCGGAGATTCCGCCGGGTGCTGTGGCTGTGCCAGAGTCTCCCGGTACCGCTCAATGTGCTCTTCAACCGTGCTCGGTGCATCGTCCCAAGAGTTCCAATCTTTCTCGGAAACGTGTTTACTCCGAACGTCTCCCACCGCGCTGCGATCGATGCTGATCGAACTCAACACCTCACACTCGCCATGGGATAGTTTCCGTCTACGTGAAAAGCAGCACATGGCTCGCTTAAGCACACCGATCAGCGTTAGGAACAATTGCCGGATTCTATTCATCACTAACTCTGCATACATTATCGATATCAGTCGATAGAGCGGCCCTCGCGTTGTCGGGCAGAAAAGCGTCCGGAATCAAACTCTACAAGTTGAATGAATTATGATGATATCGCTTATCGGTATAAACTGTTCATCATACTGTCTAGTTCTTTGTTGATAGTGTTTTCATACGAACAGTTTTCGACAAGCACATACCTCTAAAGTTTTATCATTCGATTTCTTACAATTGACTTACTGACAGACTTTTTGTTTACGTACAGATTCTCATTTGACAGTTCAACGATCCGGTCGGGAAGAGATACGCGTGAATCTGTCAACTTGTTCTAATATTCCgaatcacccaaaaaaccaGAAGGCAGTGCCTGCCTTGCATTTATAAGGATAATACGAAACACATCGAAAGACAACTACGTGTAGCACCGCTGAATCAATGAATTAACGGTCAGGTTTTCACCATAAGGTTACCATTGCAGCCATCTTCTAAAATATTGAATATAACAAGCAACTTGCATTCttgaaaagaacgaaaacagTAGAACGTTAAATCAATTGATACAAGGCCCGCAACTTGTGCTTTTCTATCATCTTCGGCACTCAGTTCGACATATCTGTGATACTCGGACATCAATTATTCCGGTATACATTCAGAATAATGTGACCTGATATAAACATAGAAAGAACCCCAGAAATACATATAAGTGAATGTAGCAAAACATAGAAAGATCCGGCTAAACGTCAATCTTGTCAAGAGGTGCCCTGAATCCGTCAAAACAACGGAAGAGTCGGCTGTTTTCCTTCCTGTTATTATTGTCGCGGAATACGAGTGAAGTGATTGATTTATAATAACTAGAAAGatccgtttcgtttatttctaCCTTCGACATTGGATCGTAGAATAGGACACTGCGATAGAAACCAATGGATAAAGCAGCCAACAAAGCGGAGAACACCTCCACGGATTATGGAGTACTGCATGGCGATATCGCGTTCATTCGCAAAAATGAACAACTCCTGTTGGATATTCAAAACATTCAGCACAACATTAATGTAGCCAAGAAGGAATATGAAAACTACAACCATTTAACACTAGAAGAATCAACCCGTTTCGACGGCCACCTTACTTACTGCGTAAATTCCCTATTTTGGATGGCACAGAAACTATCCGGAAATACTAACATGATGGTAAATTTAAAGATAGCCGCAGGCTaaatggtttttctttttttaggaaaatattttatttgatcTTTGACACATTTTCCCCTATTCCGTCAGCTAACCACCAAACAAAATCTACAACGGGTGCAATCTACATTATCTCGAACAAATGAAGTTCACGAAAACATCTACTGCAGACCCAGAATTCATCAACCGGCGGCTAAACGTTTCATTCGCGCTGGTATTAACGTTCCAAA
This window of the Anopheles cruzii chromosome X, idAnoCruzAS_RS32_06, whole genome shotgun sequence genome carries:
- the LOC128269293 gene encoding uncharacterized protein LOC128269293, with amino-acid sequence MDKAANKAENTSTDYGVLHGDIAFIRKNEQLLLDIQNIQHNINVAKKEYENYNHLTLEESTRFDGHLTYCVNSLFWMAQKLSGNTNMMLTTKQNLQRVQSTLSRTNEVHENIYCRPRIHQPAAKRFIRAGINVPKHKTVPKENMKSKALKDFQKSTKKNNGDNRKQD
- the LOC128268599 gene encoding uncharacterized protein LOC128268599 gives rise to the protein MYAELVMNRIRQLFLTLIGVLKRAMCCFSRRRKLSHGECEVLSSISIDRSAVGDVRSKHVSEKDWNSWDDAPSTVEEHIERYRETLAQPQHPAESPVEVDYFQGMAPQILRQPKICIAEDSQPRDFSRLTANIDIPVVNELEDWNEGNQTGWDDADESTTKQLIRETRKELRAQRQYSPKRI
- the LOC128268252 gene encoding acetylcholine receptor subunit beta-like 1; the encoded protein is MCSRVLVLAGLLALQHYVGIGLCSEDEERLVRDLFRGYNKLIRPVQNMTQKVDVRFGLAFVQLINVNEKNQIMKSNVWLRLVWSDYQLQWDEADYGGIGVLRLPPDKVWKPDIVLFNNADGNYEVRYKSNVLIYPNGEVLWVPPAIYQSSCTIDVTYFPFDQQTCIMKFGSWTFNGDQVSLALYNNKNFVDLSDYWKSGTWDIIEVPAYLNVYEGNPTETDITFYIIIRRKTLFYTVNLILPTVLISFLCVLVFYLPAEAGEKVTLGISILLSLVVFLLLVSKILPPTSLVLPLIAKYLLFTFIMNTVSILVTVIIINWNFRGPRTHRMPMWIRSVFLHYLPAMLLMKRPRKTRLRWMMEMPGMSVPPQPHTHPSYGSPAEIPKHISALGAKQSKMEVMELSDLHHPNCKMNRKLNSGDLGIGADSCRRESESSDSILLSPEASKATEAVEFIAEHLRNEDLYIQTREDWKYVAMVIDRLQLYIFFIVTTAGTVGILMDAPHIFEYVDQDRIIEIYRGK